The Brachypodium distachyon strain Bd21 chromosome 4, Brachypodium_distachyon_v3.0, whole genome shotgun sequence nucleotide sequence AAACTGTCTATACAGTGAAATCCAGACTGCAATAGACAAGGTCAAAATTTAGCAAATTGTAAGAAGTGTTACGGAAATTTTATATGAACATTAGCTAGGTGACAGCCAATCCTTCCTTGTACGAATCATGAGTTTACTACTCGTGGTCCTTACATGCTGCTACTTAATACAGATCCAGTATGAACACTATCACATGATGAATAAACACAACATGAATATGTAAGAATTGCAATATTTAAGATCAGTACAGTACCTTAGGAGCTACTCTCAGCTGGTTTAAGGCTCGTCAATCGAGAAGTTTGGGCGATTTATCAGCAGAGAGCTAGCATGTAATACAGATGGAAAGGAATTAGCTAAATTATGTTTCTAAATAACTTGCAAAAGTGACAAACTAACAGATATAAGGCGGCTAAATGAATTTGCCATTCAGAGTACACGTAGCCGGAAACTGAACCAAAAATGCAGAACACTGTATAATTGACCGTGTATACAACTCCAGAATTTGTGTATACAACAAAAGTAGCAACCATTTGGAATGAAACCATCAGGCAGCTACATATCAATCTTGTGACAAACCGATAATTGGTGCTGAGAGTTGAGAACCCTATAATTGTTTGCTAGTATATATTGATATAGATCAGAACTACGGTGCTAAAAAATGAATCCATGTAGTGCCCGGGATCGGTGTTAGGCTATTGCAACGCTCAAAGACTTGGGGAATTCAACTATAACAAACCAAATAGAGATCATAGATTAATCAAGAACACTTCTCATTAAAAAGACATAAAGAACACCAGAATAGAGATACAATTATTTCATACAAGAAAGACATGGAAGAAACTACTCCGTATCAAATAGTGTTTAGTAAATCCATGTATATAGATACAATTGTTTCATACAACAAAAATATCTCTAACTACTGATAACATCCAAATCCAATCATCCAGAACCCATCCATGGTGGCCATGGTGACTTCTCCACCtacttcttctcctctctatAGAAAACTATCCCTAAATCCAATCATCAAGAaactgcaggaggaggagaggggaagaaagaggaggagggtcTTACGAGAAGTTGTCGGTTGGGGGAGAGGGCACCGGAGGTTGCAGCACCGGCACTGTCAAGCTCGCTCTCCTGGTCGTGCGAGAGTAGGAGCTTCaggtcgcgccgccgcctctgcttCTCCGGATCGTGGCGTCGCCGCCTTTGCTTCTCCGGatcgtggcgccgccgccgcggctgctaGGTCGTCACGAAGGAACGAGACGGGATCTTTTTTCGTTCGGTCGGGAAAGAAACCACGCGTGAGGAGACGATTGTTTTTAGCCCGGTCGATCCACGGGGTTTGGGGTGGTTTGGGCCGGAAATTAAACCCGGTAGGACGTAACCGAACGTAGAATTTTGATGGGCCGGTATTATTTCCCCGCGGATGAGATCCCTGTGGATGGGGCCTCAAACCCGGCCGGGCTGGGCACAACCGAACGAAGCCTAACTGGGGATGGAACTCGTGCGAGCTGGGCGCACTGCACGAAGGCACCGATGCCAACCGAGCTGAGCTCGGTTCTCAAATATCAGATAGAGTACAGGCactgtttctcaaaaaagaagaagaagaaaagactGGAGTCTGGAGGCATTGCAGAAGAATTGACCCCTTTCTCCATTAGTGGGTCGAAACCTTAAACAGGCCTGCACTATGCGGTCCGAGCCCATCCTCCACCGTGCTCAGTTAGTACTTTCTGGCCTGCCTAAAAACCAACAACCGGGCTCGTACCATCGTGGGCCAAGAGTATAACCAGCTGGGCCAAGCTAGAAATTTCATCGGAACGGCCCTCGTTATgcattctcaaaaaaaaaaaaaccctcgTTATGCCGAGTCGACCGTATTTTTTATCGCGTAAATGCGACGTAGCGTAGCGTACTTCTGTTTCGACTGCCTACTCCCAATGAAGAAACGACTTTGCATTCCTTTTCTGGCGGgggcaaaagaagaagtggCCTTTGACATGcgaaagaagaagcaaatgcATCACAAATCTTGCCACGTAGCCACGTAGGATCGACGTTCAAGCAAATGGATACCCGGCCGTATGTATTTCGTCatcgtgtatatatacattccCACTTCCTAATACTATCAAGGTAAATTTCCGACAAAGAGAatccaaaacaagaaaattggATACGCCCAATTATCGATAAGGAACAATTCCAGCCACATGCAAATACGCGATGCAGGAGTACGTACGTTTTATAACGTGCATGCGAGAACCTGTCGCCGTCGGCAGCCAAGGATTGCGTGCAAGAAACCTCGCGAAGCCACGCGCGTAATTAATCCGGGCCGTACGTTACGCGCGTCGGCGGGGGTGTCTCTCCTGGGTGCTCGAGGGGGCGCCCGCCACGTGCCGCGCCGCCAATGGCCGACCTGCCGCATGCAACTCGCGCGGGGTGGTGGAGGACGACTCCGACCCGGCGACGGCTCCGTGCATGCCCCGCCGCGTCCCACGTGTCCAACTAGTTCGCGCCACGTGTCCTCGCCCATATCCTGGTCGTAGAACTCTCGTACGTCATCTGCTGGCCGCCGTCGACATAGCTATAGCTCTTGGTATAAATAGAGAACCCCCGTATCTCCCTGCTTCACCACCTGCAGCAAAGATAGCTAGAGACGCACATCACATATATACATTTCGGATCATCCCCAAAAGGCCCAAGAGCAGAGCATTGATCGATGAGGGTTGAGTCAGTGCGGAGGATGCCGTCCATGGAGCGGGAGCCCAAGGCGCTCTCCCTCCACGAGCTCAAGTACGCCAGGGTCAGTATATAGTCAGCCATCCGGATCCAGATATATAtcaatatatgcatgcatgcatgcataaatcTTCTGCCGAGAGTCTTAACAATTGCTTGTGTTTATATGCTTGCAGGAGGCCGCGCTGTACGTGCTCAGGACGCACTCCTCGGAGGACGCCGTCCGGATCTTCACCCAGGGTCTTAAGCCGGTGGTCGGCGTCAGGAAGAATGACTCCGTAGACGACGACGATtacgaagaagaagacgaggacgACATGTTCGACCCGGACGCGTTCCACGACGACGAACAAAGCGTTCTTCGCGGCAGCCACCGGTGTGGACGAGCTGGCGCTGCCGAGGGGCGAGACGTTGCCACCGCACCCTTCTAGCTAATTAAGCCACTAGTTAATTAGTGCTCACACGTATACGTATATACTACCCTGTTAATTTTGCTTTGTCACCTGTACATATGTAGaacacttcttttttttctttgagagagagagagagagaggagaagttCTTTTGGTAGAGTAGTAGTTTCTTTTGTGCATGTGGCTTTTTTTACAAGACATGTACGGCTACTCTTCCCCAACTCCGGATCAATGCACGTGGAACAGCAACTGATATATAGCTATAGTATACTACTTTATTCATTTGTACAACATATATTCAATTGCACGTGTGTTGTGTGTTGCTTTGACACCTGTAGACCTGCGGTGCCCGACAATGCATGTTGATTTGGTTATTTACGGTATAATGGTGGAGGAAGTGTATCTGATCGTGTCGTAAGCATGCAGGTAAAAAATTAAATTGATTTAAGAAATTTTTTTACTAAATctgtgacaagtaatatgactGAAGGATGAATGCGGAATTTAGATCAATGCTTAACTACCTATCAAAGTCTATAAAACATATACTCCTTCCTCCCAAAAATAAGTGacctcaaaataagtgacgtagatttgtatagatttttatgcAAATCGACGTAATTtatccaaaataaatgacgagtgacatggatttgtatagatttttatttttcaggaTGGAGAGCGTACTTTTTCTGCCGTTGTTCTGGTTTTGTGCAATAAGAATGGCTGCGCAGAGTATACAAGTGGCCGATGCCGGAGATTCTTcacctttaaaaaaaagatctgGTTTTGTGGAGTTCACTGGTTGAGAGTATAGTAGGCTATAGACACTATTGTGTTCTCTTTAATTTGGACACATGCAGAAAGGAAAATACAGATCGATCAGCAGGTAATAGGTAAATTAGAAACTATCTTTACTCAGTCGCGACCAACAGAACAGAGGCAGCGAGTCAAGGAGCAGCAAGCTCGATCACAAGGCTTGGCGC carries:
- the LOC100836797 gene encoding uncharacterized protein LOC100836797, whose translation is MRVESVRRMPSMEREPKALSLHELKYAREAALYVLRTHSSEDAVRIFTQGLKPVVGVRKNDSVDDDDYEEEDEDDMFDPDAFHDDEQSVLRGSHRCGRAGAAEGRDVATAPF